The Posidoniimonas polymericola genome includes the window TCTCGAGCTTCAGGTCGGCCAGGGCAATCACCTCGGTGGTGGCGGTGGTCGTCGCCGAAGCCCGGCGGTCGGCGTCGGCGGCGCCCATGGCGAACTCGTTCACGCCGGGTTGGCTGATCACGCCCTGCAGCTCCATGTAATAGTCGTCGCCCGGCCGCAGGGAGCCGACGCCCCACCGCAGCTGGCGGCCGGTCGTGTCGACACGGCCGTTGCCGCTAGCCTTGGACACCTCGAAACCGGCCGGCAGGTTGACGCGGAACTCCACGCCGTCGGCGGTCGCCGTGCCCGGGTTGCGGACCCGGAAGTAGTAGGTCGCCGAGGCGCCGGCGTACTTGCGGGCGGGACCCCGCCAGTCGACCTCGAGCTCCGGCTTGCGGCAGAAGATGCTCTTGCTCGCCTGCTCGTTCAGGTTCCCCATGGCAATCGCCTGGGCCTGCAGCTTGAGCTCGCCGGCCTCGGCGCCGGTCACCTTGAATTCAATTGTGCGTGATTCGTTCGGCAGCAGGTCGCCGATGGCCTCGGTCATCGCGCTGGCCGCGTCGCCCGGTGGCTGCACCCGCACGCGGACGTCCTCGGCGGGCCCGGTGCCGGGGTTCGACACGTGCAGTCGGAACACCTGCGGTGTGCCGAACAGCACCTCGTCCGGCCCGTCCAGCGAGACCGCCAGCTTCGGCTCCTGCACCTCGACCACCGTGCGCGAGCCGGTCGGGGCGTGCTTCCAGTTGACGCCCAGCTCAATTGGGCGGCCCTGACGGGCGACCAGCTTGAGGTCGAGGTGCTGGGTACGGCTCGGTTGCAGCTCGGCCATCTTCCACAACACCTTGGTCGCGCCGGCGTCGGTCGAGGGCGGCTCGACCAGGCCAACCGTGCTCCGCGAACCAACTACCTCGGCCCACTCTGGCACGGTGATGGTGGTCGCCAGTTGGTCGGCGGTCTCGTCGCCACGGTTGGCGATCGAAACCCGGTAGACCGCCTCGCGTCCGATGATTATCTGCTTGGGCCCCGACACCCGCGACACGATCTGCGGCATCCGCTGGCTCATAAGCAGGTCGGCGTCGCGGCTGTAGGTCGGCTCCGCGGTCACCGTGGGCGGCAGCATGGTGTTCTGGTTGGGCGTGCTCTGGTCCTGTTTAGTCTGGCTCGAAGCGGTCTGATTCCACTCCTGCTCCGGGGCCGCCGTGCGGGGCTCGATCGACTGCTCGACCGTGCCCTCGAAACGCCGCTTGGCGACCTCCTGCTCGAAGCCATCGCTCGCCCCGACGGCCGGAGCCGCCGCAGCCGAAGCGACCGAAGGAGTCGCGGCCTGCTGCTCCTCGCCAGCCTGGACGGGCAAGCCGCCGACCCGCGTTCTTGTTTCCGCCACTTCGCGGTCGGCGCCTACCCACTCGTCCTGCGGAGCGGCCTCGGCCACGGCGGGCTGAGCGGCGTTTTCGATCGCCGCCTCGGGCTCGTTCACGTCTGCCGCGGGTTCCGTAGCCGCCTGAGCGGCCAGGATTGCTTCGATGCTGTTGTCGGTTGTGGTCGTTTCGGGCTCGTAGGTCTGGGCGACTGCCGCTTCCGGAGTCGCCGCTACGGCTGT containing:
- a CDS encoding DUF11 domain-containing protein encodes the protein MRHITPLALLIAITLSSAPSALAQEDSKPSFAQRLASLRLGWGSDDQEQQDPRAAIEASAANRRAGSAEPDTGRSRFASRMPRLNPSDLLPGDMFAGSTTEGQANRRPTSAHLRHTAESRQTTADTGSARSRIIRDLRVQSNGETGQQPRVASREPSPAPQATPPTESKNLAPRPEGPADPVVLGRSRTARAGSVLSPAGVAPLDEAAVAPPSVGQATAGGTAMVHEADLRRELLGAAYLGGGSNRERADDATARSIAAAVASSMAAESVASEDQQAEAPLNEETTAVAATPEAAVAQTYEPETTTTDNSIEAILAAQAATEPAADVNEPEAAIENAAQPAVAEAAPQDEWVGADREVAETRTRVGGLPVQAGEEQQAATPSVASAAAAPAVGASDGFEQEVAKRRFEGTVEQSIEPRTAAPEQEWNQTASSQTKQDQSTPNQNTMLPPTVTAEPTYSRDADLLMSQRMPQIVSRVSGPKQIIIGREAVYRVSIANRGDETADQLATTITVPEWAEVVGSRSTVGLVEPPSTDAGATKVLWKMAELQPSRTQHLDLKLVARQGRPIELGVNWKHAPTGSRTVVEVQEPKLAVSLDGPDEVLFGTPQVFRLHVSNPGTGPAEDVRVRVQPPGDAASAMTEAIGDLLPNESRTIEFKVTGAEAGELKLQAQAIAMGNLNEQASKSIFCRKPELEVDWRGPARKYAGASATYYFRVRNPGTATADGVEFRVNLPAGFEVSKASGNGRVDTTGRQLRWGVGSLRPGDDYYMELQGVISQPGVNEFAMGAADADRRASATTTATTEVIALADLKLEIRDPKGPLPVGGEVVYEVRVRNRGSNSAQKVKVVGLFSEGIEPYRVEGAEASIADGRVAVRTIDSLTIGSELVLMIHAKATRPGAHIFRAEVLCQDLDIKLAAEETTRFYAEEQVNLSDDGARSAGVADRFSAPR